In the Sarcophilus harrisii chromosome 3, mSarHar1.11, whole genome shotgun sequence genome, one interval contains:
- the LOC100929731 gene encoding olfactory receptor 8G1-like isoform X1, giving the protein MCLGQMAMRNDSPVTEFILTGLTDWPELQLPFFFLFLGIYVVTVVGNLGMIILISLSSHLHTPMYYFLSSLSFIDLCHSTIITPKMLMKFVSENNIIFYSECITQLYFFLIFAIAECHMLAVMAYDRYVAICSPLLYTITMSHKTCSCLVGWVYILGLVGATAHTSCIFRVIFCKNNLIHHYFCELLSLLKLSCSSTYVNEVVILCFSAFNILIPSITIVSSYICIIISILRIRSPEGRSKAFSTCSSHIAAVALFYVSASVIYLQPSSGNSMDQDKVSSVFYTIFVPMLNPLIYSLRNKDVKVAMRKILERRKFI; this is encoded by the exons ATGTGTTTGGGACAG ATGGCCATGAGAAATGACTCCCCAGTGACTGAATTTATCCTCACAGGGCTAACTGACTGGCCAGAGCTCCagctgccttttttctttcttttccttggcATTTATGTGGTTACTGTGGTGGGGAACCTGGGTATGATCATATTGATTAGCCTTAGTTCCCATCTTCACACCCCCATGTACTATTTCCTCAGTAGTTTATCCTTTATTGATCTCTGTCACTCCACTATAATTACACCCAAAATGCTGATGAAATTTGTATCAGAAAATAATATCATCTTCTACTCTGAGTGTATAACACAACTctactttttccttatttttgctATAGCTGAGTGCCACATGTTGGCAGTGATGGCATATGATCGTTATGTTGCCATCTGCAGCCCTTTGCTTTACACCATCACCATGTCCCATAAGACCTGCTCATGTCTTGTGGGTTGGGTATACATCCTGGGTTTAGTTGGAGCCACAGCTCACACCAGCTGCATATTTAGAGTGATCTTCTGCAAGAACAATCTTATCCATCATTATTTCTGTGAACTCCTTTCCCTCTTGAAACTTTCTTGTTCCAGCACCTATGTCAATGAAGTAGTGATTTTGTGCTTTAGTGCATTTAACATCCTCATTCCCAGTATTACCATTGTTAGCTCTTATATATGCATCATCATCAGCATCCTTCGGATCCGCTCCCCTGAAGGCAGGTCCAAGGCTTTCAGCACCTGCAGCTCCCACATAGCAGCTGTTGCTCTCTTCTATGTCTCTGCTTCAGTTATATATCTACAGCCCTCTTCAGGAAACTCCATGGACCAGGACAAAGTATCTTCTGttttttatactatttttgtGCCCATGCTGAACCCCCTAATCTACAGCCTGAGGAACAAGGATGTGAAAGTTGCCATGAGGAAAATCCTGGAGAGAAGAAAGTTCATTTAA
- the LOC100929731 gene encoding olfactory receptor 8G1-like isoform X2: protein MEDNMAMRNDSPVTEFILTGLTDWPELQLPFFFLFLGIYVVTVVGNLGMIILISLSSHLHTPMYYFLSSLSFIDLCHSTIITPKMLMKFVSENNIIFYSECITQLYFFLIFAIAECHMLAVMAYDRYVAICSPLLYTITMSHKTCSCLVGWVYILGLVGATAHTSCIFRVIFCKNNLIHHYFCELLSLLKLSCSSTYVNEVVILCFSAFNILIPSITIVSSYICIIISILRIRSPEGRSKAFSTCSSHIAAVALFYVSASVIYLQPSSGNSMDQDKVSSVFYTIFVPMLNPLIYSLRNKDVKVAMRKILERRKFI from the exons ATGGAAGACAAT ATGGCCATGAGAAATGACTCCCCAGTGACTGAATTTATCCTCACAGGGCTAACTGACTGGCCAGAGCTCCagctgccttttttctttcttttccttggcATTTATGTGGTTACTGTGGTGGGGAACCTGGGTATGATCATATTGATTAGCCTTAGTTCCCATCTTCACACCCCCATGTACTATTTCCTCAGTAGTTTATCCTTTATTGATCTCTGTCACTCCACTATAATTACACCCAAAATGCTGATGAAATTTGTATCAGAAAATAATATCATCTTCTACTCTGAGTGTATAACACAACTctactttttccttatttttgctATAGCTGAGTGCCACATGTTGGCAGTGATGGCATATGATCGTTATGTTGCCATCTGCAGCCCTTTGCTTTACACCATCACCATGTCCCATAAGACCTGCTCATGTCTTGTGGGTTGGGTATACATCCTGGGTTTAGTTGGAGCCACAGCTCACACCAGCTGCATATTTAGAGTGATCTTCTGCAAGAACAATCTTATCCATCATTATTTCTGTGAACTCCTTTCCCTCTTGAAACTTTCTTGTTCCAGCACCTATGTCAATGAAGTAGTGATTTTGTGCTTTAGTGCATTTAACATCCTCATTCCCAGTATTACCATTGTTAGCTCTTATATATGCATCATCATCAGCATCCTTCGGATCCGCTCCCCTGAAGGCAGGTCCAAGGCTTTCAGCACCTGCAGCTCCCACATAGCAGCTGTTGCTCTCTTCTATGTCTCTGCTTCAGTTATATATCTACAGCCCTCTTCAGGAAACTCCATGGACCAGGACAAAGTATCTTCTGttttttatactatttttgtGCCCATGCTGAACCCCCTAATCTACAGCCTGAGGAACAAGGATGTGAAAGTTGCCATGAGGAAAATCCTGGAGAGAAGAAAGTTCATTTAA